One window of the Balaenoptera ricei isolate mBalRic1 chromosome X, mBalRic1.hap2, whole genome shotgun sequence genome contains the following:
- the RBM10 gene encoding RNA-binding protein 10 isoform X1, which yields MSESPPLTARAEKVSVDAGRGGGESLQEASPRLADHGGSSGGGWEVKRSQRLRRGPSSPRRPYQDMEYERRGGRGDRTGRYGASDRSQDDGGENRSRDHDYRDMDYRSYPREYGSQEGKHDYDDSSEEQSAEDSYEASPGSETQRRRRRRHRHSPTGPPGFPRDGDYRDQDYRTEQGEEEEEEEEEEEEEKASNIVMLRMLPQAATEDDIRGQLQSHGVQAREVRLMRNKSSGQSRGFAFVEFSHLQDATRWMEANQHSLNILGQKVSMHYSDPKPKINEDWLCNKCGVQNFKRREKCFKCGVPKSEAEQKLPLGARLDQQTLPLGGRELSQGLLPLPQPYQAQGVLASQALSQGSEPSSENANDTIILRNLNPHSTMDSILGALAPYAVLSSSNVRVIKDKQTQLNRGFAFIQLSTIVEAAQLLQILQALHPPLTIDGKTINVEFAKGSKRDMASNEGSRINAASVASTAIAAAQWAISQASQGGEGAWATPEEPPVDYSYYQQDEGYGGSQGTESSLYAHGYLKGTKGPGITGTKGDPAGAGPEASLEPGADSVSLQAFSRTQPGATPGVYQQSAAEASGSQGTAANSQSYTIMSPAVLKSELQSPTHPSSSLPPATSPSAQESYSQYPVPDVSTYQYDETSGYYYDPQTGLYYDPNSQYYYNAQSQQYLYWDGERRTYVPALEQSADGHKETGAPSKEGKEKKEKHKTKTAQQIAKDMERWARSLNKQKENFKNSFQPISSLRDDERRESATADAGYAILEKKGALAERQHTSMDLPKLASDDRPSPPRGLVAAYSGESDSEEEQERGGPEREEKLTDWQKLACLLCRRQFPSKEALIRHQQLSGLHKQNLEIHRRAHLSENELEALEKNDMEQMKYRDRAAERREKYGIPEPPEPKRRKYSGMSAASVDFEQPTRDGLGSDNIGSRMLQAMGWKEGSGLGRKKQGIVTPIEAQTRVRGSGLGARGSSYGVTSTESYKETLHKTMVTRFNEAQ from the exons ATGTCCGAGAGCCCTCCCTTGACAGCCCGGGCCGAGAAGGTGAGCGTCGACGCTGGTCGTGGGGGCGGAG AGTCCCTGCAGGAGGCATCACCCAGGCTGGCAGATCATGGTGGCAGCAGCGGGGGTGGCTGGGAAGTGAAACGGAGCCAGCGGCTGAGGAGGGGCCCCAGCAGCCCCCGCAGGCCCTATCAGGACATGGAGTATGAAAGACG AGGGGGTCGTGGAGACAGGACTGGCCGTTACGGAGCCAGCGATCGTTCACAGGATGATGGTGGGGAGAACCGCAGCCGGGATCACGACTACCGGGACATGGACTACCGCTCGTATCCCCGCGAGTACGGCAGCCAGGAGGGCAAGCACGACTATGATGACTCGTCCGAGGAGCAGAGTGCAGag GATTCCTACGAGGCCTCCCCGGGCTCCGAGACTCAGCgtaggcggcggcggcggcacagGCACAGCCCCACCGGCCCACCAGGCTTCCCCCGAGACGGCGACTATCGGGACCAGGACTATCGGACCgagcaaggggaggaggaggaggaggaggaggaggaggaggaggaggagaaggccaGTAACATCGTCATGCTGAGGATGCTGCCACAGGCAGCCACTGAGGATGAC ATCCGTGGCCAGCTGCAGTCCCACGGCGTCCAAGCACGGGAGGTCCGGCTGATGCGGAACAAATCCTCAG GTCAGAGCCGGGGCTTCGCCTTCGTCGAGTTTAGTCACTTGCAGGACGCTACACGATGGATGGAAGCCAATCAG CACTCCCTCAACATCCTGGGCCAGAAGGTGTCCATGCACTACAGCGACCCCAAGCCCAAGATCAATGAGGACTGGCTGTGTAATAAG TGTGGCGTCCAGAACTTCAAACGCCGTGAGAAGTGCTTCAAGTGTGGTGTGCCCAAGTCAG AGGCAGAACAGAAGCTGCCCCTGGGCGCCAGGTTGGATCAGCAGACGCTACCGCTGGGTGGTCGGGAGCTAAGCCAGGGCCTGCTGCCCCTGCCACAGCCCTACCAGGCCCAGGGAGTGCTGGCCTCCCAGGCCCTGTCACAGGGCTCGGAGCCGAGCTCAGAGAACGCCAACGACA CCATCATTTTGCGCAACCTGAACCCACACAGCACCATGGACTCCATCCTGGGGGCCCTGGCACCCTACGCAGTGCTGTCCTCCTCCAACGTACGCGTCATCAAGGACAAGCAGACCCAACTGAACCGTGGCTTTGCCTTCATCCAGCTCTCCACCATCGTG gaggcaGCCCAGCTGCTGCAGATCCTGCAGGCCCTGCACCCGCCGCTCACCATCGACGGCAAGACCATCAACGTTGAGTTTGCCAAGGGTTCTAAGAG GGACATGGCCTCCAACGAAGGCAGTCGCATCAATGCTGCCTCTGTGGCCAGCACTGCCATTGCCGCGGCCCAGTGGGCCATCTCGCAG GCCTCCCAGGGTGGGGAGGGTGCCTGGGCCACCCCCGAGGAGCCACCGGTCGACTACAGCTACTACCAACAGGATGAGGGCTATGGCGGCAGCCAGGGCACAGAGTCTTCTCTCTATGCCCATGGCTACCTCAAGGGCACGAAGGGCCCCGGCATCACTGGAACCAAAGGGGACCCAGCCGGAGCAG GTCCCGAGGCCTCCCTGGAGCCTGGGGCAGACTCTGTGTCCCTGCAGGCTTTCTCCCGCACCCAGCCTGGTGCCACCCCTGGCGTCTACCAGCAGTCAGCAGCTGAAGCGAGCGGCAGCCAGGGCACTGCTGCCAACAGCCAG TCATACACCATCATGTCACCCGCTGTGCTCAAATCTGAGCTCCAGAGCCCCACCCATCCCAGCTCTTCCCTGCCACCAGCCACGAGTCCCTCTGCCCAGGAGTCCTACAGCCAGTACC CTGTTCCTGACGTCTCCACCTACCAGTACGACGAGACATCTGGCTACTACTATGACCCCCAGACTGGCCTCTACTACGACCCCAACTCTCAG taCTACTACAATGCTCAGAGCCAGCAGTACCTGTACTGGGATGGGGAAAGGCGGACCTATGTTCCTGCCCTGGAGCAGTCAGCTGATGGGCATAAGGAAACAGGGGCGCCCTCAAAGGAgggcaaagagaagaaggaaaagcacAAGACCAAGACGGCCCAACAG ATCGCCAAGGACATGGAACGCTGGGCCCGCAGCCTcaacaagcaaaaagaaaacttcaaaaacaGCTTCCAGCCCATCAGTTCCCTACGAGACGATGAAAGGCGGGAGTCGGCCACTGCAGATGCCGGCTACGCCATCCTCGAGAAGAAG GGAGCACTAGCCGAGAGACAGCACACCAGCATGGACCTCCCAAAACTGGCCAGTGATGACCGCCCA AGCCCGCCGAGGGGGCTGGTGGCAGCCTACAGCGGAGAGAGTGACAGTGAGGAGGAGCAAGAGCGCGGGGGCCCGGAGCGGGAGGAGAAGCTCACTGACTGGCAGAAGCTGGCCTGTCTGCTCTGCCGGCGCCAGTTCCCCAGCAAGGAGGCGCTCATCCGGCACCAGCAGCTCTCCGGGCTCCACAAG CAAAACCTTGAGATTCACCGGCGAGCCCACCTGTCAGAAAATGAGCTGgaggcacttgagaagaacgacATGGAG CAAATGAAGTACCGGGACCGCGCAGCTGAACGCAGAGAGAAGTATGGCATCCCTGAGCCGCCGGAGCCCAAGAGGAGGAAGTATAGCGGCATGTCTGCGGCCTCTGT GGACTTTGAGCAGCCCACGCGGGATGGGCTGGGCAGTGACAACATTGGCAGTCGCATGCTCCAGGCTATGGGCTGGAAAGAGGGCAGTGGCCTGGGCCGCAAAAAACAGGGCATTGTGACTCCCATTGAG GCCCAGACACGGGTGCGGGGCTCTGGCTTGGGTGCCCGAGGCAGCTCCTATGGGGTCACCTCAACCGAGTCATACAAGGAGACGCTGCACAAGACAATGGTGACCCGCTTCAACGAGGCCCAGTGA
- the RBM10 gene encoding RNA-binding protein 10 isoform X2, whose amino-acid sequence MSESPPLTARAEKVSVDAGRGGGESLQEASPRLADHGGSSGGGWEVKRSQRLRRGPSSPRRPYQDMEYERRGGRGDRTGRYGASDRSQDDGGENRSRDHDYRDMDYRSYPREYGSQEGKHDYDDSSEEQSAEDSYEASPGSETQRRRRRRHRHSPTGPPGFPRDGDYRDQDYRTEQGEEEEEEEEEEEEEKASNIVMLRMLPQAATEDDIRGQLQSHGVQAREVRLMRNKSSGQSRGFAFVEFSHLQDATRWMEANQHSLNILGQKVSMHYSDPKPKINEDWLCNKCGVQNFKRREKCFKCGVPKSEAEQKLPLGARLDQQTLPLGGRELSQGLLPLPQPYQAQGVLASQALSQGSEPSSENANDTIILRNLNPHSTMDSILGALAPYAVLSSSNVRVIKDKQTQLNRGFAFIQLSTIEAAQLLQILQALHPPLTIDGKTINVEFAKGSKRDMASNEGSRINAASVASTAIAAAQWAISQASQGGEGAWATPEEPPVDYSYYQQDEGYGGSQGTESSLYAHGYLKGTKGPGITGTKGDPAGAGPEASLEPGADSVSLQAFSRTQPGATPGVYQQSAAEASGSQGTAANSQSYTIMSPAVLKSELQSPTHPSSSLPPATSPSAQESYSQYPVPDVSTYQYDETSGYYYDPQTGLYYDPNSQYYYNAQSQQYLYWDGERRTYVPALEQSADGHKETGAPSKEGKEKKEKHKTKTAQQIAKDMERWARSLNKQKENFKNSFQPISSLRDDERRESATADAGYAILEKKGALAERQHTSMDLPKLASDDRPSPPRGLVAAYSGESDSEEEQERGGPEREEKLTDWQKLACLLCRRQFPSKEALIRHQQLSGLHKQNLEIHRRAHLSENELEALEKNDMEQMKYRDRAAERREKYGIPEPPEPKRRKYSGMSAASVDFEQPTRDGLGSDNIGSRMLQAMGWKEGSGLGRKKQGIVTPIEAQTRVRGSGLGARGSSYGVTSTESYKETLHKTMVTRFNEAQ is encoded by the exons ATGTCCGAGAGCCCTCCCTTGACAGCCCGGGCCGAGAAGGTGAGCGTCGACGCTGGTCGTGGGGGCGGAG AGTCCCTGCAGGAGGCATCACCCAGGCTGGCAGATCATGGTGGCAGCAGCGGGGGTGGCTGGGAAGTGAAACGGAGCCAGCGGCTGAGGAGGGGCCCCAGCAGCCCCCGCAGGCCCTATCAGGACATGGAGTATGAAAGACG AGGGGGTCGTGGAGACAGGACTGGCCGTTACGGAGCCAGCGATCGTTCACAGGATGATGGTGGGGAGAACCGCAGCCGGGATCACGACTACCGGGACATGGACTACCGCTCGTATCCCCGCGAGTACGGCAGCCAGGAGGGCAAGCACGACTATGATGACTCGTCCGAGGAGCAGAGTGCAGag GATTCCTACGAGGCCTCCCCGGGCTCCGAGACTCAGCgtaggcggcggcggcggcacagGCACAGCCCCACCGGCCCACCAGGCTTCCCCCGAGACGGCGACTATCGGGACCAGGACTATCGGACCgagcaaggggaggaggaggaggaggaggaggaggaggaggaggaggagaaggccaGTAACATCGTCATGCTGAGGATGCTGCCACAGGCAGCCACTGAGGATGAC ATCCGTGGCCAGCTGCAGTCCCACGGCGTCCAAGCACGGGAGGTCCGGCTGATGCGGAACAAATCCTCAG GTCAGAGCCGGGGCTTCGCCTTCGTCGAGTTTAGTCACTTGCAGGACGCTACACGATGGATGGAAGCCAATCAG CACTCCCTCAACATCCTGGGCCAGAAGGTGTCCATGCACTACAGCGACCCCAAGCCCAAGATCAATGAGGACTGGCTGTGTAATAAG TGTGGCGTCCAGAACTTCAAACGCCGTGAGAAGTGCTTCAAGTGTGGTGTGCCCAAGTCAG AGGCAGAACAGAAGCTGCCCCTGGGCGCCAGGTTGGATCAGCAGACGCTACCGCTGGGTGGTCGGGAGCTAAGCCAGGGCCTGCTGCCCCTGCCACAGCCCTACCAGGCCCAGGGAGTGCTGGCCTCCCAGGCCCTGTCACAGGGCTCGGAGCCGAGCTCAGAGAACGCCAACGACA CCATCATTTTGCGCAACCTGAACCCACACAGCACCATGGACTCCATCCTGGGGGCCCTGGCACCCTACGCAGTGCTGTCCTCCTCCAACGTACGCGTCATCAAGGACAAGCAGACCCAACTGAACCGTGGCTTTGCCTTCATCCAGCTCTCCACCATC gaggcaGCCCAGCTGCTGCAGATCCTGCAGGCCCTGCACCCGCCGCTCACCATCGACGGCAAGACCATCAACGTTGAGTTTGCCAAGGGTTCTAAGAG GGACATGGCCTCCAACGAAGGCAGTCGCATCAATGCTGCCTCTGTGGCCAGCACTGCCATTGCCGCGGCCCAGTGGGCCATCTCGCAG GCCTCCCAGGGTGGGGAGGGTGCCTGGGCCACCCCCGAGGAGCCACCGGTCGACTACAGCTACTACCAACAGGATGAGGGCTATGGCGGCAGCCAGGGCACAGAGTCTTCTCTCTATGCCCATGGCTACCTCAAGGGCACGAAGGGCCCCGGCATCACTGGAACCAAAGGGGACCCAGCCGGAGCAG GTCCCGAGGCCTCCCTGGAGCCTGGGGCAGACTCTGTGTCCCTGCAGGCTTTCTCCCGCACCCAGCCTGGTGCCACCCCTGGCGTCTACCAGCAGTCAGCAGCTGAAGCGAGCGGCAGCCAGGGCACTGCTGCCAACAGCCAG TCATACACCATCATGTCACCCGCTGTGCTCAAATCTGAGCTCCAGAGCCCCACCCATCCCAGCTCTTCCCTGCCACCAGCCACGAGTCCCTCTGCCCAGGAGTCCTACAGCCAGTACC CTGTTCCTGACGTCTCCACCTACCAGTACGACGAGACATCTGGCTACTACTATGACCCCCAGACTGGCCTCTACTACGACCCCAACTCTCAG taCTACTACAATGCTCAGAGCCAGCAGTACCTGTACTGGGATGGGGAAAGGCGGACCTATGTTCCTGCCCTGGAGCAGTCAGCTGATGGGCATAAGGAAACAGGGGCGCCCTCAAAGGAgggcaaagagaagaaggaaaagcacAAGACCAAGACGGCCCAACAG ATCGCCAAGGACATGGAACGCTGGGCCCGCAGCCTcaacaagcaaaaagaaaacttcaaaaacaGCTTCCAGCCCATCAGTTCCCTACGAGACGATGAAAGGCGGGAGTCGGCCACTGCAGATGCCGGCTACGCCATCCTCGAGAAGAAG GGAGCACTAGCCGAGAGACAGCACACCAGCATGGACCTCCCAAAACTGGCCAGTGATGACCGCCCA AGCCCGCCGAGGGGGCTGGTGGCAGCCTACAGCGGAGAGAGTGACAGTGAGGAGGAGCAAGAGCGCGGGGGCCCGGAGCGGGAGGAGAAGCTCACTGACTGGCAGAAGCTGGCCTGTCTGCTCTGCCGGCGCCAGTTCCCCAGCAAGGAGGCGCTCATCCGGCACCAGCAGCTCTCCGGGCTCCACAAG CAAAACCTTGAGATTCACCGGCGAGCCCACCTGTCAGAAAATGAGCTGgaggcacttgagaagaacgacATGGAG CAAATGAAGTACCGGGACCGCGCAGCTGAACGCAGAGAGAAGTATGGCATCCCTGAGCCGCCGGAGCCCAAGAGGAGGAAGTATAGCGGCATGTCTGCGGCCTCTGT GGACTTTGAGCAGCCCACGCGGGATGGGCTGGGCAGTGACAACATTGGCAGTCGCATGCTCCAGGCTATGGGCTGGAAAGAGGGCAGTGGCCTGGGCCGCAAAAAACAGGGCATTGTGACTCCCATTGAG GCCCAGACACGGGTGCGGGGCTCTGGCTTGGGTGCCCGAGGCAGCTCCTATGGGGTCACCTCAACCGAGTCATACAAGGAGACGCTGCACAAGACAATGGTGACCCGCTTCAACGAGGCCCAGTGA
- the RBM10 gene encoding RNA-binding protein 10 isoform X4 — protein MSESPPLTARAEKVSVDAGRGGGESLQEASPRLADHGGSSGGGWEVKRSQRLRRGPSSPRRPYQDMEYERRGGRGDRTGRYGASDRSQDDGGENRSRDHDYRDMDYRSYPREYGSQEGKHDYDDSSEEQSAEIRGQLQSHGVQAREVRLMRNKSSGQSRGFAFVEFSHLQDATRWMEANQHSLNILGQKVSMHYSDPKPKINEDWLCNKCGVQNFKRREKCFKCGVPKSEAEQKLPLGARLDQQTLPLGGRELSQGLLPLPQPYQAQGVLASQALSQGSEPSSENANDTIILRNLNPHSTMDSILGALAPYAVLSSSNVRVIKDKQTQLNRGFAFIQLSTIVEAAQLLQILQALHPPLTIDGKTINVEFAKGSKRDMASNEGSRINAASVASTAIAAAQWAISQASQGGEGAWATPEEPPVDYSYYQQDEGYGGSQGTESSLYAHGYLKGTKGPGITGTKGDPAGAGPEASLEPGADSVSLQAFSRTQPGATPGVYQQSAAEASGSQGTAANSQSYTIMSPAVLKSELQSPTHPSSSLPPATSPSAQESYSQYPVPDVSTYQYDETSGYYYDPQTGLYYDPNSQYYYNAQSQQYLYWDGERRTYVPALEQSADGHKETGAPSKEGKEKKEKHKTKTAQQIAKDMERWARSLNKQKENFKNSFQPISSLRDDERRESATADAGYAILEKKGALAERQHTSMDLPKLASDDRPSPPRGLVAAYSGESDSEEEQERGGPEREEKLTDWQKLACLLCRRQFPSKEALIRHQQLSGLHKQNLEIHRRAHLSENELEALEKNDMEQMKYRDRAAERREKYGIPEPPEPKRRKYSGMSAASVDFEQPTRDGLGSDNIGSRMLQAMGWKEGSGLGRKKQGIVTPIEAQTRVRGSGLGARGSSYGVTSTESYKETLHKTMVTRFNEAQ, from the exons ATGTCCGAGAGCCCTCCCTTGACAGCCCGGGCCGAGAAGGTGAGCGTCGACGCTGGTCGTGGGGGCGGAG AGTCCCTGCAGGAGGCATCACCCAGGCTGGCAGATCATGGTGGCAGCAGCGGGGGTGGCTGGGAAGTGAAACGGAGCCAGCGGCTGAGGAGGGGCCCCAGCAGCCCCCGCAGGCCCTATCAGGACATGGAGTATGAAAGACG AGGGGGTCGTGGAGACAGGACTGGCCGTTACGGAGCCAGCGATCGTTCACAGGATGATGGTGGGGAGAACCGCAGCCGGGATCACGACTACCGGGACATGGACTACCGCTCGTATCCCCGCGAGTACGGCAGCCAGGAGGGCAAGCACGACTATGATGACTCGTCCGAGGAGCAGAGTGCAGag ATCCGTGGCCAGCTGCAGTCCCACGGCGTCCAAGCACGGGAGGTCCGGCTGATGCGGAACAAATCCTCAG GTCAGAGCCGGGGCTTCGCCTTCGTCGAGTTTAGTCACTTGCAGGACGCTACACGATGGATGGAAGCCAATCAG CACTCCCTCAACATCCTGGGCCAGAAGGTGTCCATGCACTACAGCGACCCCAAGCCCAAGATCAATGAGGACTGGCTGTGTAATAAG TGTGGCGTCCAGAACTTCAAACGCCGTGAGAAGTGCTTCAAGTGTGGTGTGCCCAAGTCAG AGGCAGAACAGAAGCTGCCCCTGGGCGCCAGGTTGGATCAGCAGACGCTACCGCTGGGTGGTCGGGAGCTAAGCCAGGGCCTGCTGCCCCTGCCACAGCCCTACCAGGCCCAGGGAGTGCTGGCCTCCCAGGCCCTGTCACAGGGCTCGGAGCCGAGCTCAGAGAACGCCAACGACA CCATCATTTTGCGCAACCTGAACCCACACAGCACCATGGACTCCATCCTGGGGGCCCTGGCACCCTACGCAGTGCTGTCCTCCTCCAACGTACGCGTCATCAAGGACAAGCAGACCCAACTGAACCGTGGCTTTGCCTTCATCCAGCTCTCCACCATCGTG gaggcaGCCCAGCTGCTGCAGATCCTGCAGGCCCTGCACCCGCCGCTCACCATCGACGGCAAGACCATCAACGTTGAGTTTGCCAAGGGTTCTAAGAG GGACATGGCCTCCAACGAAGGCAGTCGCATCAATGCTGCCTCTGTGGCCAGCACTGCCATTGCCGCGGCCCAGTGGGCCATCTCGCAG GCCTCCCAGGGTGGGGAGGGTGCCTGGGCCACCCCCGAGGAGCCACCGGTCGACTACAGCTACTACCAACAGGATGAGGGCTATGGCGGCAGCCAGGGCACAGAGTCTTCTCTCTATGCCCATGGCTACCTCAAGGGCACGAAGGGCCCCGGCATCACTGGAACCAAAGGGGACCCAGCCGGAGCAG GTCCCGAGGCCTCCCTGGAGCCTGGGGCAGACTCTGTGTCCCTGCAGGCTTTCTCCCGCACCCAGCCTGGTGCCACCCCTGGCGTCTACCAGCAGTCAGCAGCTGAAGCGAGCGGCAGCCAGGGCACTGCTGCCAACAGCCAG TCATACACCATCATGTCACCCGCTGTGCTCAAATCTGAGCTCCAGAGCCCCACCCATCCCAGCTCTTCCCTGCCACCAGCCACGAGTCCCTCTGCCCAGGAGTCCTACAGCCAGTACC CTGTTCCTGACGTCTCCACCTACCAGTACGACGAGACATCTGGCTACTACTATGACCCCCAGACTGGCCTCTACTACGACCCCAACTCTCAG taCTACTACAATGCTCAGAGCCAGCAGTACCTGTACTGGGATGGGGAAAGGCGGACCTATGTTCCTGCCCTGGAGCAGTCAGCTGATGGGCATAAGGAAACAGGGGCGCCCTCAAAGGAgggcaaagagaagaaggaaaagcacAAGACCAAGACGGCCCAACAG ATCGCCAAGGACATGGAACGCTGGGCCCGCAGCCTcaacaagcaaaaagaaaacttcaaaaacaGCTTCCAGCCCATCAGTTCCCTACGAGACGATGAAAGGCGGGAGTCGGCCACTGCAGATGCCGGCTACGCCATCCTCGAGAAGAAG GGAGCACTAGCCGAGAGACAGCACACCAGCATGGACCTCCCAAAACTGGCCAGTGATGACCGCCCA AGCCCGCCGAGGGGGCTGGTGGCAGCCTACAGCGGAGAGAGTGACAGTGAGGAGGAGCAAGAGCGCGGGGGCCCGGAGCGGGAGGAGAAGCTCACTGACTGGCAGAAGCTGGCCTGTCTGCTCTGCCGGCGCCAGTTCCCCAGCAAGGAGGCGCTCATCCGGCACCAGCAGCTCTCCGGGCTCCACAAG CAAAACCTTGAGATTCACCGGCGAGCCCACCTGTCAGAAAATGAGCTGgaggcacttgagaagaacgacATGGAG CAAATGAAGTACCGGGACCGCGCAGCTGAACGCAGAGAGAAGTATGGCATCCCTGAGCCGCCGGAGCCCAAGAGGAGGAAGTATAGCGGCATGTCTGCGGCCTCTGT GGACTTTGAGCAGCCCACGCGGGATGGGCTGGGCAGTGACAACATTGGCAGTCGCATGCTCCAGGCTATGGGCTGGAAAGAGGGCAGTGGCCTGGGCCGCAAAAAACAGGGCATTGTGACTCCCATTGAG GCCCAGACACGGGTGCGGGGCTCTGGCTTGGGTGCCCGAGGCAGCTCCTATGGGGTCACCTCAACCGAGTCATACAAGGAGACGCTGCACAAGACAATGGTGACCCGCTTCAACGAGGCCCAGTGA